From one Anaerococcus prevotii DSM 20548 genomic stretch:
- the polA gene encoding DNA polymerase I, whose amino-acid sequence MSKTVMLIDGSSLIFRAFFALPKLTNNDGVMTNGVYGFLTMYNNAFDRYKPDYVLVAFDRASKTFRHKEFEDYKGTRDKMPSELSYQFGILKDILDSLNVKYTDLDGFEADDIVGTYAKMAQEAGYESVLITGDRDYLQLVDEKIVVNLTKKGVSETKEYTVDTIKEEFGLSPKQLIEVKGLEGDKSDNIPGVDGIGPKKAIGFIQKYGSIEGLYDHIDEVSGKKTKQTLIDSEAIAYMSKKIGTIVTSAPVEFDLEELKVKDPDLESLREKYSKYNFNKFLEDMDGGDSPKEDKDFTYEKLENPDKLIEAIKKNKEFTFKSIYEGDRYIHSEIYKLGIKTTDTPTYIIDPDSDFVSKFKEIFEDEEIVKNSFDIKEDVVLLDKLGINLKLPYDDMMLMHYLIDPSRSSYDLKVLSQSYLDYEVKSPVDLLGKGKKALKYQDLDFDELGNYLASGINAIEDSKEILEDKLDEYHMLDLYKEIEIKLSKVLADMEIVGFVTDKKVLEDLKENIDKDIDKITEEIYELAGSEFNINSTKQLGEVLFKDLDLPVIKKTKTGFSTNAQVLEKLRDKHQIIPKIERYRELFKLRSTYIEGLEKAIDEDGRIRSTFRQNIAATGRLSSQDPNLQNLPIKTDEGRLIRKAFRAEEGKILIDADYSQIELRILASLSGDRHMIDAFKEGVDIHTKTASKVFHTDLDKVTKRQRSEAKAVNFGIIYGISDYGLSQNLNIPRKEAKEYIDNYMASYPSIKEYMDSIVEKAKEDGYVETLFKRRRYVPEINSRNFNVRSFGQRVALNTPIQGTAADIIKIAMIETDKNLKKAGLDAKIVLQIHDEIILEADESSKDEAIKILRESMENATDLEVPLIVDIDTGVSMYESK is encoded by the coding sequence ATGAGTAAAACAGTTATGTTAATTGACGGGTCTAGTTTGATTTTTAGGGCGTTTTTTGCTCTTCCTAAACTTACAAACAATGACGGCGTTATGACTAATGGCGTTTATGGTTTTTTGACCATGTATAACAACGCTTTTGATAGATATAAACCAGATTATGTCCTTGTGGCCTTTGATAGGGCATCTAAGACTTTTAGGCACAAGGAGTTTGAGGACTACAAGGGAACTCGTGATAAGATGCCTAGCGAGCTTTCCTATCAGTTTGGAATCCTCAAGGATATCTTAGATTCCCTTAATGTTAAATACACTGATCTCGATGGATTCGAGGCGGACGATATTGTGGGAACCTATGCAAAAATGGCCCAAGAAGCAGGCTATGAATCTGTTTTAATCACTGGAGATAGGGATTACCTTCAGCTTGTAGATGAGAAGATCGTAGTCAATCTTACCAAGAAGGGAGTTTCCGAGACTAAGGAATACACAGTCGATACCATAAAGGAAGAATTTGGCCTAAGTCCTAAACAATTGATCGAAGTTAAGGGGCTAGAAGGAGATAAGTCCGATAATATTCCTGGAGTTGATGGAATAGGTCCAAAAAAGGCTATCGGCTTTATCCAAAAATACGGATCTATCGAAGGGCTTTATGACCATATAGACGAAGTTTCTGGTAAAAAGACCAAACAGACTTTAATCGATAGTGAAGCTATAGCCTATATGAGTAAGAAAATAGGTACAATTGTGACCAGTGCTCCGGTAGAATTTGACCTAGAAGAGCTTAAGGTGAAGGATCCAGACCTTGAAAGCTTGAGAGAAAAGTATTCTAAGTACAATTTCAACAAGTTCCTAGAAGATATGGATGGGGGAGATAGTCCAAAGGAGGATAAGGACTTTACCTATGAGAAGTTAGAGAATCCAGATAAGCTAATCGAAGCTATCAAGAAAAACAAGGAATTTACCTTCAAGTCCATTTATGAAGGAGATAGGTATATTCACAGCGAGATTTATAAGCTAGGAATAAAGACTACTGACACTCCTACTTATATAATAGATCCTGATAGTGATTTTGTTAGTAAGTTCAAGGAAATATTCGAGGATGAAGAAATAGTGAAAAATTCCTTCGATATTAAAGAAGATGTTGTTCTTCTAGATAAACTTGGGATAAATCTGAAACTTCCTTATGACGATATGATGCTTATGCATTATCTGATCGATCCATCAAGGTCTTCTTATGATTTAAAAGTCTTAAGTCAATCTTATCTAGACTACGAAGTAAAAAGTCCGGTGGACCTCTTAGGCAAGGGTAAGAAGGCCCTAAAATATCAAGATTTGGACTTTGATGAGCTTGGAAACTACCTAGCAAGTGGAATTAATGCAATAGAAGATTCTAAGGAAATCTTGGAAGATAAACTTGACGAATACCATATGCTAGACCTCTATAAGGAGATTGAGATTAAACTTTCAAAGGTCCTAGCCGATATGGAAATCGTGGGATTTGTCACAGACAAAAAGGTTCTTGAAGATCTAAAGGAGAATATCGATAAGGATATAGATAAGATTACCGAGGAGATTTATGAACTTGCTGGTAGCGAGTTTAATATCAACTCTACCAAGCAATTGGGCGAGGTTCTCTTTAAAGATTTGGACCTTCCTGTTATCAAAAAAACTAAGACAGGCTTTTCAACTAATGCCCAAGTCCTTGAAAAATTAAGGGATAAACATCAAATTATTCCTAAAATCGAAAGATATAGGGAGCTTTTCAAGCTACGTTCAACCTATATAGAAGGACTAGAGAAGGCCATAGATGAAGATGGAAGAATTAGGTCAACCTTTAGGCAAAATATAGCTGCCACCGGTAGGCTTTCTTCCCAAGACCCTAACTTACAAAATCTTCCTATAAAAACCGACGAGGGTAGACTAATAAGAAAGGCCTTTAGGGCAGAGGAAGGAAAGATCCTAATAGATGCGGACTATTCACAAATCGAGCTAAGAATACTCGCTTCTCTTTCAGGAGATCGCCATATGATAGATGCCTTCAAGGAAGGCGTAGATATCCATACCAAGACCGCATCCAAAGTCTTTCACACTGACCTTGATAAGGTTACAAAAAGACAAAGATCTGAGGCCAAGGCAGTAAACTTCGGAATAATCTACGGCATAAGTGACTACGGCCTATCACAAAATCTGAACATACCAAGGAAGGAAGCCAAGGAATACATCGACAATTACATGGCAAGCTACCCATCAATCAAGGAATATATGGATTCTATTGTAGAAAAGGCCAAGGAAGATGGCTATGTGGAGACTCTCTTTAAGAGAAGAAGATATGTACCAGAGATCAATTCGAGAAACTTTAACGTTCGAAGCTTCGGCCAAAGGGTTGCCCTAAATACTCCTATCCAAGGAACTGCGGCAGACATTATAAAGATTGCCATGATAGAAACTGACAAGAATCTCAAAAAAGCAGGACTTGATGCAAAAATAGTCCTCCAAATCCATGATGAAATAATTCTAGAGGCAGATGAATCATCCAAGGATGAGGCTATCAAAATCCTAAGAGAATCCATGGAGAATGCGACAGATCTTGAGGTTCCTTTGATAGTAGATATCGACACTGGAGTAAGTATGTATGAGTCCAAGTAG
- a CDS encoding bifunctional glycosyltransferase family 2/GtrA family protein: MDDFIILIPALNPPRDILKSYLYELRDMGFTRILLVNDGSRAEFDGFFDKLIKEGFDVFTHYKNFGKGRALKNSFNYILNTYEDFSYIITVDSDGQHKASDVQNIANIVKKSEVAMYLGSRDFNEEGVPFKSSFGNKTTSFVYKLMFYDKIGDTQTGLRAIPKAYLSDFLDLPGERFEYEINMLINSSQTKKKIIEIPIETVYFDNNSETHFHPIKDSFKIYRVMLGTFFKFIISSLSSFLVDIGAFTVLTKFLPKLLVTSSRVIWASTALARIISGIFNYNVNKNLVFADEKKDKSKFIKYVSLWLFQLLLSAFFVDIIFERVNMNASLIKLIVDTIIFLLSFTIQNKFIFNGD, encoded by the coding sequence ATGGACGATTTTATTATTTTAATTCCTGCCCTCAATCCTCCAAGGGATATACTAAAATCCTATCTCTACGAATTAAGAGATATGGGTTTTACAAGGATCCTTTTGGTAAATGATGGGAGTAGGGCTGAATTCGATGGATTTTTTGACAAATTAATAAAGGAAGGCTTTGATGTCTTCACTCATTACAAGAATTTTGGTAAGGGAAGAGCTTTGAAGAATTCTTTTAATTACATATTAAATACTTACGAGGACTTTTCCTATATAATTACTGTAGATTCAGATGGTCAGCACAAGGCGAGTGATGTCCAAAATATTGCAAATATAGTTAAAAAAAGCGAAGTAGCTATGTATTTGGGTTCACGTGACTTCAATGAGGAAGGTGTTCCTTTTAAGTCATCTTTCGGTAACAAAACTACTAGTTTTGTCTATAAACTTATGTTTTATGATAAGATAGGGGACACTCAAACTGGTCTTAGAGCTATTCCTAAAGCCTATCTTTCAGATTTCTTGGATTTACCAGGCGAAAGATTTGAGTATGAGATAAATATGCTTATAAATTCATCTCAAACTAAGAAGAAAATCATAGAAATTCCTATAGAAACTGTTTATTTTGATAATAATAGCGAGACCCACTTTCACCCCATCAAGGATTCTTTTAAGATCTACAGGGTTATGCTTGGAACTTTCTTTAAGTTTATCATCTCATCCCTTTCATCTTTTCTGGTGGATATTGGGGCTTTTACAGTTCTTACTAAGTTTTTACCAAAACTTTTGGTGACTTCTAGTAGGGTGATTTGGGCATCTACTGCACTTGCAAGGATTATTTCTGGGATATTTAATTATAATGTAAATAAGAATCTAGTTTTTGCTGATGAAAAGAAAGATAAGTCAAAGTTTATTAAATATGTAAGCTTGTGGCTATTTCAACTCTTACTGTCCGCATTTTTTGTGGATATTATATTTGAAAGAGTAAATATGAATGCAAGCCTTATCAAACTTATAGTTGATACTATTATCTTCTTGCTTTCTTTTACAATACAGAATAAATTTATTTTTAATGGAGATTGA